In Citrus sinensis cultivar Valencia sweet orange chromosome 3, DVS_A1.0, whole genome shotgun sequence, the sequence GCAATATTAGATCATGAAGTGATGCTAGGAGACGAGACCTAAGGTTTCTTgcatcatttttttcaaaggagATTTCTCAAATATCATTGAATTAGAAATTGATGTACCCTGAGCTTGGTCTCAACATGTGAAAGAGACTGGGGTCGGTGCATGTACATGTGGTGCCATCCTCAAACCTCTGCAAAGGGAGGAGGTGGGGTGGCTTTGATTTGTGCTTGCTGCCCTCCAGAACTTGAGTCAGGGATGTGGATTTTGATATATTCACAATTCTGTTGATCTAAAGTACTAATAAGAGACAGTCTCATGAATGACCTGGTTCAAATAAACGAATGCAATATATTGGtgttaattttgtgaatttacaatttgaaatgttttctttgttttgtgaAACCTTTGTCGCTTAACCTCCCTCCTgtgataataattgattttttctgtGGAGTGTGGTTGCATCTTTAATGCTCCCAAGAAGTCATTTTGGATCTGACTGTCAATATTGGCTCAGGTTGTGATGTCATTTCATGAATGTGGAGGCAACGTTGGCGATGATGTCTGTATTCCTCTACCTCATTGGGTGGCAGAAATTGGTCGAATTAATCCTCACATATTCTTCACTGATAGAGAGGGAAGACGAAACCCTGAGTGTCTGTCATGGGGAATTGACAAGGAACGAGTTTTAAGAGGCCGAACTGCCTTGGAGGTACTTCATTTTGAAATGCCTGTCAGAGCTAGTTTGGACTGAAACTGTTTGTGATCATTATCTTTGCTGTCGTCTCTGTTGTGctttcttcttattcttttgCAAATCATTGTAGATTTTGTTGGACAGACAGCAGCTAATACATATATACCAACTCTGGCCCAGTCTGCAGTATTCTtgcatcattaaaattttgagtatatctttttgttttggctGTTGTTTTTAACATAATTACGGCGAATCTAAAATTGTATCTAACTTGGGTTCTagcatttgaattaaaaaaaaaaaaattgctttcaTTTGAACCATTGGTGCTTTGCTGGAATTGGTATTTCACTTAAACTAGATCTTCTTGCCTAACAAACGGACTTTATTGGTAGAGGTTTTTTTTGTCTGCTTTTTGAATTATGTAGGTATACTTTGACTACATGCGAAGCTTCCGAGTGGAATTCGACGAATTCTTTCAGAACGGTGTCATCTCCATGGTTGTAGTTGGACTAGGCCCTTGTGGTGAGCTACGGTACCCATCCTGTCCTGTAAAGCATGGTTGGAGATATCCTGGCATTGGAGAATTCCAGGTGATCTTTTCTGTAGTTTCAGGGTCTACTGCTTAACCTTGTCTGATAAAGCTTTGATTATTcttatcaaaaagaaaaaaaaaacttttaattatgTTGCATTGATTTGCTTGAGAAAAAGATCTGTTTCTCCAAATATTGGGGATGGGAAAATTGGCTATGCTTACACCATGATCACAATTGTTCCCCCTATTTTGTGGGCTCAAccaaatttcatcattttttttttaaagaaatcttTTCAGTTCTTAACTTATCATCAATAATCATGTAACAGTATGTTTCTTCTTGCTGCTCATCAACATATATCTCTCTGTTTGCAGTGTTATGATCAGTATTTGTTAAAAAACCTGAGGAAGGCATCAGAAGCCAGGGGTCACTCCTTTTGGGCTCGAGGACCAGATAATGCTGGCTCATACAATTCACGTCCACATGAAACAGGCTTCTTTTGTGATGGTGGTGACTATAATGGCTACTACGGTAGATTCTTCCTTAACTGGTACTCTCAGGTTCTAGTTGATCATGGTGATCGCGTGCTTTCTCTCGCAAAGTTAGCTTTTGAAGGCACCTGCATCGGGGCAAAGGTGAGTTAGGCTTTTGATAAGTTTTCATATCTTTGATggaagattattattttacttgtaTATAGTTAGTTAAGATGTACGTAACTTATAATGTTTTTTAAGGAAagtattcaaaaaatttaacccCTCGTAatctatattaaatttttgttctttattttataatgaaacTCTTCAGACCCTGTGCTAGGCCTGTCCTTGGCTACATATCTTTCTACACCATGTGGCCGCAAAATGGATTGGCGGTAGAagtatcaatttattattggGGTTGTGTAAATTAGTTGGCGGACAATTTTATTCAATCCCATTAGTCCCTTCCAATCATGATTTTAGATGACCTTTGCGAAactaatttagaaaattttttccTTATCATTATTGCTTCATCCAGTCTGTTTgctatattttaattgctGAGCAGCTATCAGGTTTTCACTGGTGGTACAAGACAGCTAGTCATGCTGCTGAGTTAACTGCTGGTTTCTATAACCCATGTAATCGAGATGGCTATGCTGCCATTGTTGCAACGCTAAAGAAGAATGGAGCTGTTTTGAACTTTGCATCTGCTGAGTTGCACACATTAGAGCGGCAGGAGGAGTTTTCAGAAGCGCTGGCTGATCCTGATGGGTTAATGTGGCAAGTAAGCATTCCAAACCTCGTTATTTGCttgaataattcttttttatgtgTCTGTAATTCAAACTCAAATAGGATATTATCTTCATAAAGGCGTGTTTTTAGAGGCAAATTTGGAGAATTACCATGCAATTGTTTCAATTATAATGCTACGTTTACTAAACTGAAATTGGAATGAGCTAAAATGGGAATATGGAATGGGaatcaaaataagttgtttacttgaacTGTAGGAATCGAAATCGGAATGAGCTGGATTGTCATTAATGTGTTTACCTTGTCTTGGAATCGGAATCggaatgaattaaattgtaacaaattactaaaaagtacttaatggattattgtcataattattattaactaataattgtaaatttttttaattaattataataactataataaaaattattataaaaatatattaactaataatattaatattaattacttaattaaaataatatattaattattgtgattatttattcaaaaattataattattaataattattgttaataatatattgattaGTAGTAAtaactatattatttatttaataatattaaatttattaattaataataataatatataaattaattataataattattataatagtatattaattaattaattacaataataatatattaattattgtgattatttattcaaaaaatataattattaataattattgttaataatatattaatatattaattattagtaataaatatattatttaattaataataatatatgaattaattgtaataattataataattatttttataatagtatattaattaattaataatattaatattaaatattgtgattatttattcaggaacaataattattaatatattattgttaataatatattaattaatagtaataattatattaattcattaataataatatataaattaattatattaatgattattataatagtacattaattaattaattaactataataataataatatattaattattgtgattatttattcaagaaatataatttttaataattatagttaataataattaatgtactattataataataatatattaattattgtgattatttattcaagaaatataatttttaataattatagttaataatatatatatttattaattaatcaaaatatattaattatttatttataatattatattaattaattataaaagaggACAAAGTGggcattttcaattttggggGAGGGCAAAATGGTCAATCCCTGGAATGAGAGACTCATTCCCACCTCTTCCCATGGGAATCAATCTTCCATTCTTCATTCCCAAATAGTGGTGGGCCCCACCATTCCGATTTCGATTCCGATTCCCCCATCCAACTAAACGCACCATAAATGTAATTTGgcttaaatttgatttgtaaGTCTTTTGACAGTTAATGTGATAATTGTCAATTTCAGGTGATGAATGCTGCATGGGATGTTTGCACACCAGTGGCTAGTGAGAACACACTCCCTTGCCATGATAGAGTAGGCTATAACAAGATTTTGGATAATGCCAAGCCCCTTAGTGACCCAGATAGAAGACACTTTTTGTCGTTTACGTACCTTAGGCTCGGCCTAGGTCTCATGGAGAGAGAAAACTTTATGGAATTTGAACGATTTGTCAAGAGGATGCATGGTAAGCTTTGAAAAGGAGACTGTGTTGTTGCAACTGTTATTGGTTTAATACATCTGCTGTTATTGATGGTGCTCAGTTTGAAATACGGCATAGGAAAGAAATGAGGATTGCAACTGATTTGAGTCAAAATCTATTCGGTAGGAACCGTCATTCACTTGTCTTATTTTTTGCTGCAGGGGAAGCAGTTCTGGATCTCCAGGTGTAGCGGAGGAATAAAGATTTTCTAAACAGATCCGGTATCATCTCTTTTTCCCCATGGAAGAAGTGGGGGTTTAGCATCTTACCGTTTAGAGGATggtattgttaaatttaaatatcagTTAATTCCATTATTGTAACTTGTAAATGGGATCACAAAATGCAAAGCAGGCAAGTTTCCCAAATCCTGAGCTTGCACGTCGACCTCGGTTATAGTGTAAAAACTAGTCAAAGATCCAATTGGTGTATTGTTTGGGTAATTGAGTTGGCTCTAATTGCAGGGTTACCACCGCAAAGTTCTGTATGCATTATTTACAATGTCCACCCATTGACgtgaagataattaattaggCGCAGATGTTAAATTTGGTCGCAATTTGCTTCCCCATGGGTGGAAGTCAGAGAAACAAGATCTGTTTGAGTTTCATGCacataaaaagaaatgaacaaaatcatataaatCCCTTAAAATTATCAACTCATTGTGTTCGCACTCGGAATTTCTTCTTCTGATTCGCTCTCTCATTTTCAACCGAGTAGCGTTCGTTTGACATTGAGTTTTTTAACACCTCTTTGATTATTATTCACATATTTAACCACATATcagggaaaaatgaaaaatcctATCTGATGTTATGGCTAAAATTTTTGGCCAATCGAGCATCAAATAGGTGTCTGCACGTTAAAGCGCCTTTGATAAAATTGAACTTTCGTGCACAGTCATGCTACCGGTAAGGCATGAGACACACGAAATCCCCAACAACGGGGTATttgatatgaataaaaaatatgattttggttAGCTATTTACAACATGAATTTTGCTGGCGTTATGAGACAGGCTTCTTGAACACCATTTCGCCGGACTCATTAACATCGAAAAAACGTTCTACAAATTCATCCCAACTTTCCCTCCTTCCCTTAGATGACAACAAAGAAGTTTGCTCACATGATCTGCTAGAAGTTTCCCCTTCTTGCATTTCACGGAATGTGCCATACTGAGAAGGTGAATAAGCTAGTGGAATATCCAAAGCAGCAGCCCTCTGAAGAGCTGCCTTGTACTCCACACTGTGCTCTCGAGCAAGTGACTCCTGACGCTCCATCCTCTGTTTAGCTGGAATCTCCATGATCCTATCTTTCTCTAGCATCAACTATATCAAGGAAAACAATGATTTAGTTTTGCTGCCATgagaaaaatttctttcttaatcTTCAACTTAAATATGGTATGGCATTTGAACCTGGtaaattcatcaaaatcatgtGATGTCacaaaaacttttgaaatatataaaatcaatttttactGACCATCTATAATTGAGAAACAAGTTAAAGATTTGATCTTCTCATTAAGTATTCAGAGACTGCATTCATTTGATTTCTCAACAGCTCGACTGCTAACCAAAACTACCCTTAAAAAATTGGGGCGCAAGACTATCTTTTAACCCAATCCTAACCATTAGTGTCT encodes:
- the LOC127901035 gene encoding beta-amylase 7-like, which codes for MATDMQRLIGTSEEDDEEEMDMDVKEEDDDEEENGEKHGRRQVMVGVDVCTAPSSSNNNQFQHQQEIQEQAGTPGGGGVRRSRPLEEKERTKLRERHRRAITARILAGLRRHGNYNLRVRADINDVIAALAREAGWVVLPDGTTFPSRSQGSRTAGGASSMVTSSSSHMVSQQTPSTSLRGVSSGYRSSVEYNTCQMKGVFMPTPSPYDLSPIAQSQPSLVEDGREQTEIQSHIGGPVDAVSDKQIADVPPKLPERDFSGTPYVPVYVMLPLGVINLKCELIDPDGLLKQLRVLKSINVDGVMVDCWWGIVEAHTPQDYNWNGYKKLFQMVSELKLKLQVVMSFHECGGNVGDDVCIPLPHWVAEIGRINPHIFFTDREGRRNPECLSWGIDKERVLRGRTALEVYFDYMRSFRVEFDEFFQNGVISMVVVGLGPCGELRYPSCPVKHGWRYPGIGEFQCYDQYLLKNLRKASEARGHSFWARGPDNAGSYNSRPHETGFFCDGGDYNGYYGRFFLNWYSQVLVDHGDRVLSLAKLAFEGTCIGAKLSGFHWWYKTASHAAELTAGFYNPCNRDGYAAIVATLKKNGAVLNFASAELHTLERQEEFSEALADPDGLMWQVMNAAWDVCTPVASENTLPCHDRVGYNKILDNAKPLSDPDRRHFLSFTYLRLGLGLMERENFMEFERFVKRMHGEAVLDLQV